The following is a genomic window from Sutcliffiella horikoshii.
ATATATGTTTTTCTATCACTATCAGCAGAACGTTTGGCTAGGGGAGGAAGACATGGAAGAAAAGCTGTCAGAGCTTGAAAAACTTGAAGAGGTAGAAAAAGAAATGCTTCTATCTTCATTTGATGCTTCAGGAATTTCTTATCGTGAATCAGAGGAAGGGAAGATCACCTTTTCCATTAAAACCTATTAAAAAAACCTGAAGTTCTCTTTTTTATGGAGAGGCTTCAGGTTTCTTTTAATTGGGAATAGATGACAAGCCGTTCTTGGTGATTGTTTGTTTTACGATCATAAAGGCCGGTGCAGGTGATCAAATTCAGTTGTTGATTGTTTGTAGGTCCAAATATGGTCCTTATCGGCGCTTCATTGTATGGATAAGCTTCCTTCCCTGTGACAACAAATGTCAAGGTTTGGTCCCCATCCTCTACTATGATCTCATCACCAACCTCCAAGTCTTTCAAATAGAAAAAGATGGCGGGGCCTGTATAGTCGTCAACATGTGCTGCCAACACGGCATTTCCTTTTGCACCAGGTTTTGTTCCCGGTTCAAACCAAGCGACCGTTTCCCCGTCTTCAGGAACAGCCATGGCACCTGATTCATCCAACCCATAAGGTTCTACATTTGCATCAACGTTAATGGCAGGAATCTGAATACGGGTAGGAATAATGCCTTTAAGAGGAGGAGTAATTTCTGATTTGTTAGAATCAGCTTGATTTTCCTCTTCAGGTTTATCGGCATTCTCATCTATCTGTGAAGCTATTTCTTCCGCCGGAGCTTTGACAGACTCCGGTGGAAGATTTGTATCAGCTTCATTTTGTGTAATAGGTGTGCATGCTGTGGATAAGATTAGAATGCTTCCCAACAGACCTATTAGTTTTCTATTATTTTTGTGTTGCAAAGCGACGCACTCCAACAGCCGCTGCTCCAACTACTAGAAGACCGGCAATTAAAGCCCAAGCGTTCATTCCATTAGATTGTGAAGCACCACCCATACCTGTTTGAGGCATTTCGCTTGGCATCATCGTGTTATCTTCTAATACTAATACTTCGATACTGTCTACTGTGTTAATTGCATATACAGAGTAGACTTTATTTTCCTCAAGCATTGTACCAGACAGGTCTAATACTTGCTCTCCACCGTCAGCTGTACGAACTTCCAAATCATAAGTTCCAGCATCAAGTGTCATGTAATCTGTTACTGCTTTAAATTCTGCTCCAGAGAATACGTCATCTCCATCGATTAAGCCAACATTCACTGCAGGTGCGTCAGGTGAGAAGTGACCTACACGAATTTTAGATTGACCTTCAGCTACCATGTTGTCATCAGTAGTAACAGACAGTTCAAGGTTTTCCACTGTATTGATTGCTGCAACTGTATAAGACATTCCAGCTTCTACTGTTAAGTCAGTAGCGATGACAGGATCTGCTTCGCCCATTGTTCCAGCTGCATAGATTTCCACTTCGTGCGTTCCGGCTGGTAAGTTCATGTAATCAGTAGCTGCTTTGAATTCTGCATTTTCAACTGTTGCTTCGCCATTTACATAAACATCAACTGCCGGAGCATCAGGTGAAGCGTGGATGATACGAACCATTGCGTGATCATCTGCACTTGCAAAGCTTCCTAATACCGAGAATGCCAAGATACTTGCGATACCTGCAATCAATAAACGTAACTTTTTCAATCAAATCTCTCCCTTTTGTATAATTTATGTACAGGTGATGTTCATCTCCTGTATAACTACTATATACCACATTACTTTGAATTAAAACTAATAATATGCACTTGAATGTGCTCTGTTGAAAAAATGAATTTGTTTTATGAGTGGGGAGTGAGG
Proteins encoded in this region:
- a CDS encoding class F sortase; this encodes MQHKNNRKLIGLLGSILILSTACTPITQNEADTNLPPESVKAPAEEIASQIDENADKPEEENQADSNKSEITPPLKGIIPTRIQIPAINVDANVEPYGLDESGAMAVPEDGETVAWFEPGTKPGAKGNAVLAAHVDDYTGPAIFFYLKDLEVGDEIIVEDGDQTLTFVVTGKEAYPYNEAPIRTIFGPTNNQQLNLITCTGLYDRKTNNHQERLVIYSQLKET
- a CDS encoding DUF4397 domain-containing protein, whose product is MKKLRLLIAGIASILAFSVLGSFASADDHAMVRIIHASPDAPAVDVYVNGEATVENAEFKAATDYMNLPAGTHEVEIYAAGTMGEADPVIATDLTVEAGMSYTVAAINTVENLELSVTTDDNMVAEGQSKIRVGHFSPDAPAVNVGLIDGDDVFSGAEFKAVTDYMTLDAGTYDLEVRTADGGEQVLDLSGTMLEENKVYSVYAINTVDSIEVLVLEDNTMMPSEMPQTGMGGASQSNGMNAWALIAGLLVVGAAAVGVRRFATQK